One window of Papaver somniferum cultivar HN1 chromosome 9, ASM357369v1, whole genome shotgun sequence genomic DNA carries:
- the LOC113308011 gene encoding uncharacterized protein LOC113308011, protein MDTIQEKELNEEKKQTKKTKKKNAWEKRKEMNAREKRKEMNAREKKEEEEVEFAFVLCLPFVFRRRVVGLVLKEFTQIGLKLLDLRLVSVSTKFIDAHFEKEGRSVLKTTEFAYLGVGPFLAMKLEGNDAIKEACRAIANWKFRSTVYISATVEKALEDAATWFRDDASDSLQKAMKRNRMIFNHPDHGICGGLPVQIAQSIVKYTRIAFSLSSITQRFVLIKPKAFEEGIVPELLSTIESNCLYMKGLKLVKKSEVPDSVAWSDDNSSSSGETQAEEFGIALIACLPGLMFDTEGSLIIGKDHVSREFVFVSAAAESSLKFVKEFFEFGVVGWLDPSIPPGFHGGYFDSTLTGLEFEDQDPDMTNLINEFKRTWLEFEDQDAPEMDKHFQILDLIS, encoded by the exons ATGGATACAATTCAAGAAAAAGAACTAAACGAAGAAAAGAAGCAgacgaagaagacgaagaagaagaatgcCTGGGAGAAGAGGAAGGAGATGAATGCCAGGGAGAAGAGGAAGGAGATGAATGCcagggagaagaaagaagaagaagaagttgagtttGCCTTTGTATTGTGTCTACCCTTTGTGTTTAGGCGTCGCGTTGTTGGTCTTGTCTTGAAGGAATTCACCCAAATTGGTTTGAAGTTATTAG acCTGAGATTGGTGAGTGTCTCAACAAAATTTATAGACGCTCACTTTGAGAAGGAGGGTAGATCTGTACTTAAAACTACAGAATTTGCATATCTTGGTGTTGGTCCATTCCTTGCTATGAAATTGGAAGGAAATGATGCTATCAAGGAAGCTTGTCGAGCCATAGCAAACTGGAAATTCAG GTCAACTGTTTACATTAGTGCTACAGTTGAAAAGGCACTAGAAGATGCTGCAACCTGGTTCCGCGACGATGCTTCTGACTCGTTACAGAAAGCAATGAAGAGGAACAGAATGATATTCAACCACCCTGATCACGGCATATGTGGTGGCTTGCCAGTACAAATTGCACAAAGCATAGTGAAATACACCCGAATCGCTTTTAGCCTCTCAAG TATAACTCAGCGGTTCGTCCTAATCAAGCCAAAGGCTTTCGAGGAAGGAATTGTACCAGAGTTGCTAAGTACTATTGAGAGTAACTGCCTTTACATGAAAG GGTTAAAGCTGGTAAAAAAGTCTGAAGTTCCCGACAGTGTTGCGTGGTCTGATGATAATTCTTCTTCCTCGGGTGAAACTCAGGCTGAAGAATTTGGTATTGCTTTAATCGCGTGTCTTCCAGGTTTAATGTTTGATACAGAAGGTTCCTTGATCATCGGGAAGGATCATGTTAGCAG AGAGTTTGTGTTTGTAAGTGCGGCAGCGGAATCGTCGTTGAAGTTTGTTAAAGAGTTTTTCGAATTTGGTGTTGTTGGCTGGCTGGATCCATCTATACCACCTGGCTTTCACGGCGGTTACTTCGATTCAACCTTAACTGGCCTTGAATTTGAGGATCAGGATCCAGATATGACTAATctgataaatgagttcaaaaggACTTGGCTTGAATTCGAGGATCAGGATGCTCCCGAGATGGATAAACATTTTCAAATTTTGGATCTGATTAGCTAA